A single genomic interval of Xyrauchen texanus isolate HMW12.3.18 chromosome 8, RBS_HiC_50CHRs, whole genome shotgun sequence harbors:
- the nupr1b gene encoding nuclear protein 1b — protein MSSHVDVKNIEPTTFEDGHYDEYEYYNLSDRYTECASRKGRTKKEASCNTNRQNPAGHERKITEKLQNAEKKSKE, from the exons ATGAGTAGCCACGTTGACGTGAAAAACATCGAACCGACCACCTTCGAGGACGGCCACTACGATGAATACGAATACTACAATTTATCAGACCGTTATACCG AGTGCGCTAGTCGTAAAGGCAGGACGAAGAAGGAGGCGAGCTGCAACACGAACAGACAAAACCCCGCGGGACACGAGCGCAAAATAACCGAAAAACTCCAAAACGCTGAAAAGAAGTCCAAAGAGTGA
- the sgf29 gene encoding SAGA-associated factor 29 isoform X1 — MALVSADTKIAELLNELHQLIKQTQEERSRSEHNLLNIQKTHERMQTENKTSPYYRTKLRGLYTTAKADAEAECGILRRALDKIAEIKSLLEERRIAARMAGVYSDTDPPRKTMRRGVLMTLLQQSAMTLPLWIGKPGESPPPLCGAIPASSDYVAKQGDKVAARVKAVDGDEQWILAEVVSYNHSTNKYEVDDIDEEGKERHTLSRRRIIPLPQWKANPETDPEALFSKDQLVLALYPQTTCFYRALIHTPPHRPQDDYSVLFEDTSYADGYSPPLSVAQRYVVACKENKKK; from the exons ATGGCTTTAGTTTCAGCAGACACCAAAATCGCAGAGTTACTCAATGAGCTGCATCAGCTCATAAAGCAAACTCAG GAGGAGCGATCACGAAGTGAACACAACCTTCTGAACATCCAGAAAACACATGAGAGGATGCAGACAGAAAACAAGA CTTCTCCATATTATCGGACAAAATTGAGGGGTCTTTACACTACAGCTAAAGCAGATGCTGAGGCTGAATGTGG TATTCTTAGACGGGCCCTTGACAAGATTGCAGAAATTAAATCCCTTTTGGAGGAGAGACGAATTG CTGCCAGGATGGCAGGAGTGTATAGTGACACCGACCCACCCAGAAAGACCATGCGCAGAGGCGTTCTCATGACCCTGTTGCAACAGTCGGCTATGACCCTCCCACTCTGGATTGGAAAACCTGGGGAGAG TCCACCACCACTCTGTGGCGCTATACCTGCCAGCAGTGACTATGTGGCTAAACAGGGGGACAAGGTGGCGGCACGTGTGAAGGCCGTAGATGGTGATGAGCAGTGGATTCTTGCAGAAGTGGTCAGCTACAACCACTCCACCAACAA GTATGAAGTGGATGACATTGATGAAGAAGGTAAAGA GAGACACACATTGAGTCGGAGGAGAATCATCCCTCTCCCACAGTGGAAAGCCAACCCAGAGACAGACCCAGAGGCTCTGTTTAGCAAAGACCAGCTGGTTCTGGCACTCTATCCACAGACCACTTGCTTTTATAGAGCCTTGATCCACACGCCACCACACCGG CCCCAGGATGACTACTCTGTGCTATTTGAAGATACATCTTACGCTGATGGCTATTCTCCACCTCTCAGCGTTGCCCAGCGATATGTAGTGGCCTGTAAGGAGAACAAGAAGAAGTGA
- the sgf29 gene encoding SAGA-associated factor 29 isoform X2, translating into MRGCRQKTRQLKESHTHLGWHEASPYYRTKLRGLYTTAKADAEAECGILRRALDKIAEIKSLLEERRIAARMAGVYSDTDPPRKTMRRGVLMTLLQQSAMTLPLWIGKPGESPPPLCGAIPASSDYVAKQGDKVAARVKAVDGDEQWILAEVVSYNHSTNKYEVDDIDEEGKERHTLSRRRIIPLPQWKANPETDPEALFSKDQLVLALYPQTTCFYRALIHTPPHRPQDDYSVLFEDTSYADGYSPPLSVAQRYVVACKENKKK; encoded by the exons ATGAGAGGATGCAGACAGAAAACAAGA cagctgaaagaaagtcatacacatctgggatggcatgagg CTTCTCCATATTATCGGACAAAATTGAGGGGTCTTTACACTACAGCTAAAGCAGATGCTGAGGCTGAATGTGG TATTCTTAGACGGGCCCTTGACAAGATTGCAGAAATTAAATCCCTTTTGGAGGAGAGACGAATTG CTGCCAGGATGGCAGGAGTGTATAGTGACACCGACCCACCCAGAAAGACCATGCGCAGAGGCGTTCTCATGACCCTGTTGCAACAGTCGGCTATGACCCTCCCACTCTGGATTGGAAAACCTGGGGAGAG TCCACCACCACTCTGTGGCGCTATACCTGCCAGCAGTGACTATGTGGCTAAACAGGGGGACAAGGTGGCGGCACGTGTGAAGGCCGTAGATGGTGATGAGCAGTGGATTCTTGCAGAAGTGGTCAGCTACAACCACTCCACCAACAA GTATGAAGTGGATGACATTGATGAAGAAGGTAAAGA GAGACACACATTGAGTCGGAGGAGAATCATCCCTCTCCCACAGTGGAAAGCCAACCCAGAGACAGACCCAGAGGCTCTGTTTAGCAAAGACCAGCTGGTTCTGGCACTCTATCCACAGACCACTTGCTTTTATAGAGCCTTGATCCACACGCCACCACACCGG CCCCAGGATGACTACTCTGTGCTATTTGAAGATACATCTTACGCTGATGGCTATTCTCCACCTCTCAGCGTTGCCCAGCGATATGTAGTGGCCTGTAAGGAGAACAAGAAGAAGTGA
- the sgf29 gene encoding SAGA-associated factor 29 isoform X3 translates to MRGCRQKTRLKESHTHLGWHEASPYYRTKLRGLYTTAKADAEAECGILRRALDKIAEIKSLLEERRIAARMAGVYSDTDPPRKTMRRGVLMTLLQQSAMTLPLWIGKPGESPPPLCGAIPASSDYVAKQGDKVAARVKAVDGDEQWILAEVVSYNHSTNKYEVDDIDEEGKERHTLSRRRIIPLPQWKANPETDPEALFSKDQLVLALYPQTTCFYRALIHTPPHRPQDDYSVLFEDTSYADGYSPPLSVAQRYVVACKENKKK, encoded by the exons ATGAGAGGATGCAGACAGAAAACAAGA ctgaaagaaagtcatacacatctgggatggcatgagg CTTCTCCATATTATCGGACAAAATTGAGGGGTCTTTACACTACAGCTAAAGCAGATGCTGAGGCTGAATGTGG TATTCTTAGACGGGCCCTTGACAAGATTGCAGAAATTAAATCCCTTTTGGAGGAGAGACGAATTG CTGCCAGGATGGCAGGAGTGTATAGTGACACCGACCCACCCAGAAAGACCATGCGCAGAGGCGTTCTCATGACCCTGTTGCAACAGTCGGCTATGACCCTCCCACTCTGGATTGGAAAACCTGGGGAGAG TCCACCACCACTCTGTGGCGCTATACCTGCCAGCAGTGACTATGTGGCTAAACAGGGGGACAAGGTGGCGGCACGTGTGAAGGCCGTAGATGGTGATGAGCAGTGGATTCTTGCAGAAGTGGTCAGCTACAACCACTCCACCAACAA GTATGAAGTGGATGACATTGATGAAGAAGGTAAAGA GAGACACACATTGAGTCGGAGGAGAATCATCCCTCTCCCACAGTGGAAAGCCAACCCAGAGACAGACCCAGAGGCTCTGTTTAGCAAAGACCAGCTGGTTCTGGCACTCTATCCACAGACCACTTGCTTTTATAGAGCCTTGATCCACACGCCACCACACCGG CCCCAGGATGACTACTCTGTGCTATTTGAAGATACATCTTACGCTGATGGCTATTCTCCACCTCTCAGCGTTGCCCAGCGATATGTAGTGGCCTGTAAGGAGAACAAGAAGAAGTGA